From one Anabas testudineus chromosome 18, fAnaTes1.2, whole genome shotgun sequence genomic stretch:
- the LOC113155721 gene encoding V-set domain-containing T-cell activation inhibitor 1-like, whose translation MFPAVLCCSVLLTVLFLQSNGQQIITARLGLNVILPCRTSSSAPIRAAEWSRPDLKSEYVFFYRNKQSDKTYQHPSFKGRVELADSQIKDGNLSLILKNVIRSDAGTYECRVHSAEDTARNKRAVIKSGPISIVHLTVIEPRNTPGNTGNGQHMVGLLCLQVITVILYVLAMPY comes from the exons ATGTTTCCAgctgttctctgctgctctgtgctgctgactgtgttgtttcttcagtctAACG GTCAGCAGATCATCACAGCTCGTCTTGGACTGAATGTCATTCTTCCTTGTCGAACTTCCAGCAGCGCCCCcatcagagctgcagagtggaGCAGACCTGACCTGAAGTCAGAATACGTGTTCTTCTACAGGAACAAACAGTCAGATAAAACCTATCAGCATCCATCTTTTAAGGGCCGTGTGGAGCTGGCGGACAGTCAGATAAAGGATGGTAACCTGTCTTTAATCCTGAAGAACGTGATCAGAAGTGACGCTGGAACGTACGAGTGCAGAGTTCATAGTGCAGAGGACACAGCACGAAATAAGAGAGCTGTTATTAAGTCTGGACCCATCAGCATTGTTCACCTGACAGTCATTGAACCAC GTaacacacctggaaacacaggGAATGGACAGCACATGGTTGGACTGTTGTGTCTGCAAGTTATTACTGTAATTCTTTATGTGTTGGCAATGCCATACTGA